In the genome of Thunnus albacares chromosome 8, fThuAlb1.1, whole genome shotgun sequence, the window TGACTCGCCAGCATCAAAGCTGAAATAATGACATATAggtatttttttataatttgtcaTTACATACCTGTTACAAactaaaaattaacaaaaaaacaaaactggaacAGCATtaacagcaacaaaataaaaacaaggcaaatcaagacagagaaagacatgCATTATCCTGCATTACACAAAGGTAATGCATTTCAGCTTCTTTTGGGTTATAAATGCTGGCTCTTTAAGCAATGGTGATAAAAAAGATTTAttacaacaaatgaaaaagacagagacaagaTTAAacttaatgtaaaaaataagtGTCATTGCAAAGTTTGACAAGCAgataaatgactaaaaagtGGTCTTTGTGTCTTGTTCCATGtctttgagttgtgtttttatgtgcacaTTACATGGTAGCAAGAAAATATCTTATCCAAAGTGCAAATGACTGTATTgatcattattataataaactTATGGAAGTgtaatcagtaaaaaaaaaaaaaaatctgaattttcttcttgttttaactttgatgtgttttaatttagtAAAACATTTCTAATTTTTGCCACTTTTTTACAACAGTGTCGCACCTCCTTCTATGTCATTACATACAGTAACTTGTTCAAGATGCATAAATCTAAATCAAGACATACATTATAGAAAGATAACTGACACGTGAGGAAAAAGCAACATTCAAAATGCATAAAACTGCAGTTATAAGAGCATTACAACAGTTACACCACCATATTTTGAAAATACAGACTGGTTTACATACTAAACTGTCAGTGTTCTGTCTCTTCGTCAGAGCCTGACCTCTATCTGGAGTGGCAacttatttatataaaatatgaagggttttttttggcaaagTGACTAGCATTTTGCATTTCTTTGGATTAATTGTACATAACATGTAAGATATGTTATTTCAAAGGCACTCCATAAACTTTGTTTCACAAAATCATTTTGGTTAAGAGGAAATCTTTGCGGTGGTTGATTAAAACAATGCAGCATCAAAACAGCATTTTGCGCTCTCCTGGATGAAAAAGTTAATCCAGACAGGGACAACGAGGAACTGATCTCGAAAAATGACCTGAGAGGCAGCATTTGTTAGCCTTTGTTACCTTCCTCGGTAATGACTTGGGGTTCTTGAAATGCTGTGATGGAGGGTGAACGGTAAGTCAAGGGAAGGTTGCGGGGGGGGGTGAGTTGCTACTCTATAGGTTGGTGTGGCACTCGCGGCACAGGATCCTTTCACCGTCAGGGAAGAAACCAGCGCCCACCAGTGATACAGAGCACTGAGAGCAGGTGAAGCATGGCTGATGCCACTGGCGATCCTCAAATGAGATGTACTTTCCTCCTCCGAAACCTGGAacaggagagcagagaggcagagatgaAACTATGTTGAGCTTTAGAGGGCTGACTGAGTTGCAAATCAGGCATAATTCAAAACATTACAACTCAAAAGATgtctttaaaatattaattgtctttaaaaatgaaaagactttaaaaaaaaagacttttcccATTAACCTTTTGCTTCCTGGAATGGAATtggaataaaaatgtgtatcGTCCTTTAATATGTTGTGTGCTGTACTAAACTCTACTAGAAGAGTTTGAGAAATCAGTCATGGCTGCCAATCTTATCAACAATcttgtttacagtattttttctaATTATTAGTGCTTAGTCTTACTCCAATATCAAAAACTGTAGCACAAATTTATGAATCAACATTTAAGAGTTGAACACAGTGACATAATCTTGCCTGTGATTGGTTTGCTGCAGGCTTCGCACTTCTTGGCGTACAGGCTGCCAAAGCACTTGAGGCAGTAAGGGCTATCGTCTCGGGAGGTGAAGTGTTCACCGGCCAGCTGCGTCTTACAGCTGGTGCACACAAAACACTCCTTATGCCACGGCTCATCCCGGTAGGTCACACCACCTTTAGCCAGGGTCTGAAAAAGAAGCATGAAAAGATCCTTTTAATTCACTACAATCTACAATTACAATCTAATCCCATGCACCTTCATGCAAACACGGGATTTAATCCCATTTAGTGTAATACGTGTAAGTACTATGtgagtttctttttaaatcaacgatttttttgattgttttactgACCTTTTTACAGCGCGTGCAGCGTGGAGCGAACTTGTCCTCGTAGCAGGGCACACAGTAGTGTTCATCCTTGTCAGGGATGAAGGACTTTGAGCCAATCGGCTGCTCGCAGCTGTGACAGATGAAGCACCCCTCGTGCCATGTAGAACCTGCGTACTCCAACTTCCTCGTACCTAACAGACGGAAACAGAGATGGCAGGAGgcagagatagaaagagaga includes:
- the fhl3a gene encoding four and a half LIM domains protein 3, with the translated sequence MADRFDCDNCKESLYGRKYIQSDDSPYCIPCYDSLFSNTCDECKELIGHDARELFYEDRHYHEHCFRCFRCDRSLADEPFTSQDDALLCNDCYCNEFSSKCVACDKIVMPGTRKLEYAGSTWHEGCFICHSCEQPIGSKSFIPDKDEHYCVPCYEDKFAPRCTRCKKTLAKGGVTYRDEPWHKECFVCTSCKTQLAGEHFTSRDDSPYCLKCFGSLYAKKCEACSKPITGFGGGKYISFEDRQWHQPCFTCSQCSVSLVGAGFFPDGERILCRECHTNL